A section of the Leptospira kobayashii genome encodes:
- a CDS encoding ABC-F family ATPase has protein sequence MISATNVTVSFGKKPLFENVSIKFKPGCRYGLIGANGSGKSTFMKVLAGILQPSNGAVAVDKDMKVGYLKQDHYEFETETVLGTVLRGNPELWALMQERDAIYSKEEMTDEEGIRISEIEEQFADLGGYEAESIAGELLEGLAIPTSTHTKPLNFLTGGFKLRVLLAQVLFLKPDILLLDEPTNHLDIKTIHWLEELLTNYNGVVIVISHDRHFINSISTHIADLDYNTIRVFPGNYDDFMTAAEQSREQLLSDNKRAKEKINDLQDFVSRFSANASKSKQATSRQKMIEKIKEEMVDVKPSSRVAPYIRFKAKRVLGKDVFEAINISKSYDDLQVIKDFSVSISKGEKVGIVGTNGVGKTTLLRMLMKKLEPDSGQVKWGDSVEASYFPQDHREAIEPDADTLIEWLLRNAPQGTEVQEIRAILGRMLFSGDMANKSTKVLSGGEKSRIIIGKMILVGDNVIVLDEPTNHLDLETIEALNYSLSLFEGTVLLVSHDREFISSLCTRIIEVTPEGINDFKGTYEEFLEREGADFYKRLAGGSVASG, from the coding sequence ATGATCTCTGCAACCAACGTAACCGTGTCTTTCGGCAAAAAACCCCTATTTGAGAACGTCTCCATTAAGTTCAAACCTGGGTGCCGGTACGGACTGATCGGAGCCAACGGATCCGGTAAATCGACCTTTATGAAGGTTCTGGCGGGGATTCTGCAACCTTCCAATGGCGCAGTTGCTGTGGACAAGGACATGAAGGTTGGTTACCTCAAACAAGATCATTACGAATTCGAGACCGAAACCGTTTTGGGAACAGTGCTCCGGGGAAACCCTGAACTTTGGGCTTTGATGCAGGAAAGAGATGCCATTTACTCCAAAGAGGAAATGACGGATGAGGAAGGAATCCGGATCTCGGAGATCGAAGAACAGTTTGCAGATCTAGGCGGGTACGAAGCGGAGTCCATCGCAGGAGAACTGCTCGAAGGACTTGCCATTCCCACAAGCACGCATACAAAACCTTTGAACTTTCTAACAGGCGGTTTCAAATTACGGGTGTTACTCGCCCAAGTGTTATTTTTAAAACCAGATATTTTGCTTTTGGACGAACCTACCAACCACTTGGATATCAAAACCATTCACTGGCTGGAAGAGCTACTTACAAATTATAACGGTGTGGTCATCGTGATCTCCCACGACCGTCACTTCATCAACTCGATATCCACCCATATTGCGGATTTGGATTATAATACCATCCGTGTCTTTCCCGGAAATTACGATGACTTCATGACTGCTGCGGAACAATCCAGAGAACAACTATTAAGCGATAACAAACGGGCCAAAGAAAAAATCAACGACTTACAGGATTTCGTTTCCCGTTTCTCCGCCAACGCAAGTAAATCCAAACAAGCGACTTCCCGCCAAAAGATGATCGAAAAAATCAAAGAAGAGATGGTGGATGTAAAACCTTCTTCCCGAGTCGCACCGTACATCCGGTTCAAAGCGAAAAGAGTACTTGGAAAAGACGTATTCGAAGCAATCAATATTTCAAAATCTTACGATGATCTGCAAGTGATCAAAGATTTCAGCGTTTCCATCTCCAAAGGAGAAAAAGTAGGAATCGTAGGAACAAACGGTGTGGGAAAAACTACTCTGCTTCGTATGCTGATGAAAAAATTGGAACCGGATTCCGGTCAAGTGAAATGGGGTGATTCCGTGGAAGCGTCTTATTTTCCGCAAGACCACCGTGAGGCGATAGAACCTGACGCAGATACACTCATTGAATGGTTGCTTCGTAACGCTCCGCAAGGAACGGAAGTCCAGGAGATCCGGGCGATTTTAGGAAGAATGTTATTTTCAGGAGATATGGCCAACAAATCCACCAAAGTTTTGTCAGGTGGTGAGAAGTCGAGAATCATCATCGGTAAGATGATCCTTGTGGGTGATAATGTGATCGTTTTGGATGAGCCTACAAACCACTTGGACTTGGAAACGATCGAAGCATTGAACTATTCCCTATCCTTATTCGAAGGAACCGTGTTACTCGTATCCCATGACCGTGAATTCATCTCCTCTCTTTGTACAAGAATCATCGAAGTCACTCCGGAAGGAATCAATGACTTCAAAGGAACTTACGAAGAGTTTCTGGAAAGAGAAGGCGCTGATTTTTACAAACGACTTGCAGGCGGATCTGTCGCATCAGGATAG
- a CDS encoding OmpA family protein → MVRIVIILLFVLGGGLISSQSTQNGMQVLFGEVINTGHLLKLEKQILRLQPSPLQEELALLTGKKIRILCDVNGETCSPIRYEIDPLETSKVPDWTLKKIPRYVTGGHFSFNPQCTPDGKVLFWTALIREGARSTQKIWAAKRDQYGFWMAGEQMAAPLNNRLPSAVISALPGGNELFVFGNFGEEEMLENLKREMLLKSQEASREANNPKEFHFRLAKLENEYRERTEKIQSRAPLYKSYKTETGWSNPVTISFPSFYNWYRKPENPNQQVFGGSALSSTGRTIVYSAQQKRNYGKLDLYVTFQSDTGVFEEGINLGPTLNTAEEEMAPFLGSDDKTLYFSSSGRKEGVSIFVTRRLNDQWNLWSEPQELSPNLRGVNFFSIPAVGNWAYVSRDGELYLAAIPRSFQPEPVVVIKGKVVDEEGKPLSASVTYESLTKKKGIGSTISDPKTGEFSIVLPYEENYGFYGEKDGYLPVSQNLNLVGKEKEEHEKTVLLVLPKIKKGNEIVLNNLFFAFRSVELVKESEPELDRLANLLKKNERLKVVIEGHTDNVGGEVANKKLSVERAVSVANYLKSKHKMDEARLTTKGFGPSVPVADNKTEEGRAQNRRVVFKIVED, encoded by the coding sequence ATGGTCAGGATTGTAATCATTCTACTCTTTGTCCTCGGGGGAGGGCTAATTAGCTCTCAAAGCACTCAAAACGGTATGCAAGTACTGTTCGGAGAAGTGATCAATACGGGCCATTTGCTGAAGCTGGAGAAACAAATCCTCCGACTTCAGCCGAGTCCTTTGCAGGAAGAGCTCGCACTCTTGACCGGAAAAAAAATCCGAATCCTATGCGATGTGAACGGAGAGACTTGTTCCCCCATCCGTTATGAAATCGATCCTTTGGAAACTTCCAAAGTTCCCGATTGGACTTTGAAAAAAATACCCAGATATGTAACAGGCGGACATTTTTCCTTTAACCCTCAATGTACTCCTGACGGTAAGGTTTTATTTTGGACGGCACTCATTCGGGAAGGGGCAAGATCCACTCAAAAGATCTGGGCCGCCAAACGGGATCAATACGGATTTTGGATGGCAGGTGAACAAATGGCGGCACCATTAAACAACCGTTTGCCGTCTGCAGTGATTTCCGCATTGCCCGGAGGAAACGAATTATTTGTTTTCGGGAATTTCGGTGAAGAGGAAATGTTGGAAAATCTGAAAAGAGAGATGCTTCTCAAATCTCAAGAGGCTTCCAGAGAAGCAAACAATCCGAAAGAATTTCATTTTCGTTTGGCAAAATTGGAAAACGAATACAGGGAACGCACCGAAAAAATCCAAAGCAGAGCCCCTCTTTATAAATCCTATAAAACGGAAACAGGTTGGTCGAATCCTGTTACTATAAGTTTCCCGTCCTTTTATAATTGGTATAGAAAACCGGAAAATCCAAACCAACAGGTGTTCGGCGGTTCTGCGCTTTCTTCTACGGGAAGAACCATCGTTTACTCCGCACAACAAAAAAGAAATTACGGAAAATTGGATTTGTACGTTACGTTTCAATCCGACACGGGTGTGTTCGAAGAAGGAATCAATTTAGGACCGACACTCAATACCGCCGAGGAAGAGATGGCACCGTTTCTCGGATCGGATGACAAAACATTGTATTTTTCATCGTCGGGGAGAAAGGAAGGAGTTTCCATCTTCGTTACTCGCAGATTGAACGATCAGTGGAACCTTTGGTCGGAACCTCAGGAATTGTCACCTAACTTGCGTGGTGTGAATTTTTTCTCCATTCCTGCCGTAGGAAACTGGGCTTATGTATCGCGTGACGGAGAATTGTATCTTGCTGCGATTCCAAGATCCTTCCAACCGGAACCTGTGGTAGTGATCAAAGGGAAAGTGGTTGATGAAGAAGGAAAACCTTTGAGTGCTTCCGTCACTTACGAATCCCTTACCAAAAAGAAAGGAATCGGTTCCACCATATCCGATCCTAAAACAGGCGAATTTTCCATTGTCCTCCCTTATGAAGAAAATTACGGATTTTACGGAGAAAAAGACGGATACCTTCCCGTTTCACAAAACCTAAATTTGGTGGGTAAGGAAAAGGAAGAACATGAAAAAACGGTTCTTTTGGTTTTGCCGAAAATTAAAAAAGGAAACGAAATCGTTCTCAACAACCTGTTTTTTGCTTTCCGATCCGTGGAACTGGTTAAAGAATCAGAACCGGAGCTGGATCGTTTGGCGAACTTACTGAAAAAAAACGAAAGGCTGAAGGTAGTCATTGAAGGCCATACGGACAATGTGGGCGGTGAAGTTGCCAATAAAAAACTTTCGGTGGAACGCGCGGTTTCCGTTGCCAATTATCTGAAGTCTAAACATAAGATGGACGAAGCAAGGTTGACTACAAAAGGATTCGGCCCTTCCGTTCCGGTTGCGGACAACAAAACGGAAGAGGGACGGGCTCAGAACAGAAGAGTTGTCTTTAAGATTGTGGAAGATTAA